TCGATCGGTTCGTTAAACGGCTCCGATCCCTGCTTGAAAGTCTTAGTGTGGATCGGAATAAAGTATTTTGCATCAATATCATTTGCCATTTTCAGAGCTTCCTCCGGGTTGCAGTGGCTTCTCCGCCATGGATTGTAAGCACCTATCGGCATAATTGCGATATCGATTTTTTCATCCTTAACGATATTGAATTTATCTGACATTGCCGTGTCGCCGCCGAAGAGAATTTTCGATCCGCCGTAATCTATTACATAGGCATTGAAACTTCTTCCGTCCTTCATATAACCGCGAGAACGGTCCTTCTCCCACGGAAATCGCCATCCGAAATGTTTTACTTCCAAAGCTCTGAATCGAATCTCCTGAAGTTTTAGTTCATCATTCCAGTCCATTACGGAGATAGATTTCCACGGCAGATCTTCAATTACATCTTTGGTGAGGTAAGCAGTAACAACATCTATCTGATCAGGATATTTATTTGCGAAATGTTTTAATGTGGGATAATCCATATGATCCATGTGCGCATGCGATAGGAGAATGATATCCGGCTTGGGGAACTCATCAATTTCTAACGCCGGCGGAGTCATTCGCCTTGGACCGATTGTGTTGCCAAGAAAATATAAACCCACATTATCGTACAATACCGGATCGGTTAAAATCCATTTACCATGAATGTTTATAAGGACGGTAGCATGCCCGATCCAGGAAAGTGTAACCGTATCGTTTTCCCAGGTGTGCGGCTCCGGTTTGTAGTTTAATTTTATTCGTGGTTTCGCTTTGGTATCTGTTTGAAAAAACAGGGGAGCGAGCAATGTTCCGGTTGTTGCTATGGATATATTTTTAAGAAATTTTCTTCGCTTCATAATTACTGTTAACAATTGAAGACAGAAAAAAGTTTACTAAAAGGAACAAACAATTCCAACATTCCTACTTATAAATCCTTGGTACGCGGGTATTGATGTTTGTTAAAATTTCGTAGGGGATTGTTCCTGCCCAGTCGGCAAGTTCCTCACAGGTAATGGAATTCGATCCGTCGCTTCCAATTAGTATAACCTCGTCGCCATTGAAAGCACTGTCGTTTGCAATGTTAACCACTATCTGATCCATTGTAATTGATCCAATAACCGGATAGCGTTTTCCGCGGACAAGTACTTCAGCTTTGCGGGACATGCTGCGGAAATATCCGTCGCCATATCCAACAGGAACTGTAACTGCTCTTATCAGTCTATCCGGTGTGTAGGTAGAGTTGTAGCTTACCGGATGGCCCGGTTTAATAGCTTTGAAGTATACAACGTGGGATTTCCAGGATAATGTAGGTTTTACGGTAATCGTTCTTTTCACATCGCTAGAAGGGTAAACACCGTAGAGTAATATTCCCGGCCGCACCAGATCAAGATTTGCTTCCGGCATCTGAAGAATTCCGCCCGAGTTAGAGATGTGCCTTAGCGAAATTTCAATTGAATTTTTTTTATAGAAATTAAGAACTTCCAGGAATCGCTCAAGCTGAAGTCTGGCATATGATAGATCGGAAGATTCGGAACTTGCAAAGTGAGAATAGATTCCTTCAACAAAAACATTCCTGCATTTAACGGAAGCTTCCAGAAATTTTTCAGCGTTATAATAATGTACGCCAATTCTTTCCATCCCGGTATCAATTTTTAGATGAACCCTTGCTTTCACTTTTAATTGCTCTGCTGCCTGATCAATCTGATTCAACTTTTCGATTGATGAAGCGGTCATAGTTAAATCATATTTTAAGAAAACCGGGATCTGGTTGCCTAGCATACCGCCCATTACGAGAACAGGAAGCTCAATACCCGACTGCCGGAGAAGAATTCCTTCCTCAAGAACTGCAACTCCGAGGTAATCCGCATTGAGTTCCTGCATCAGCTGCGCCACACGGACAAGTCCGTTTCCGTAAGCATTGGCTTTCAGTACCGCCATCACTTTAGATGGGGATGTGTGTTTTTTTATCAACCGGAAATTTTCGGTAAGCTGAACTAAATCGACCTCTACACGTGTCGGCCGGACAATTT
This Melioribacteraceae bacterium DNA region includes the following protein-coding sequences:
- a CDS encoding MBL fold metallo-hydrolase; translated protein: MKRRKFLKNISIATTGTLLAPLFFQTDTKAKPRIKLNYKPEPHTWENDTVTLSWIGHATVLINIHGKWILTDPVLYDNVGLYFLGNTIGPRRMTPPALEIDEFPKPDIILLSHAHMDHMDYPTLKHFANKYPDQIDVVTAYLTKDVIEDLPWKSISVMDWNDELKLQEIRFRALEVKHFGWRFPWEKDRSRGYMKDGRSFNAYVIDYGGSKILFGGDTAMSDKFNIVKDEKIDIAIMPIGAYNPWRRSHCNPEEALKMANDIDAKYFIPIHTKTFKQGSEPFNEPIEWMKRAAENLPIEIGIDEIGQTFVLG
- the alr gene encoding alanine racemase, coding for MNSAVNHPVISMDEIVRPTRVEVDLVQLTENFRLIKKHTSPSKVMAVLKANAYGNGLVRVAQLMQELNADYLGVAVLEEGILLRQSGIELPVLVMGGMLGNQIPVFLKYDLTMTASSIEKLNQIDQAAEQLKVKARVHLKIDTGMERIGVHYYNAEKFLEASVKCRNVFVEGIYSHFASSESSDLSYARLQLERFLEVLNFYKKNSIEISLRHISNSGGILQMPEANLDLVRPGILLYGVYPSSDVKRTITVKPTLSWKSHVVYFKAIKPGHPVSYNSTYTPDRLIRAVTVPVGYGDGYFRSMSRKAEVLVRGKRYPVIGSITMDQIVVNIANDSAFNGDEVILIGSDGSNSITCEELADWAGTIPYEILTNINTRVPRIYK